One window from the genome of Malacoplasma penetrans HF-2 encodes:
- a CDS encoding UPF0236 family transposase-like protein, with translation MNIDNHYINKSNLDYLDFSKKAESLIKKPNYFENSVEDERILNLRKCEEIANQLKELDESLFLNRKELTKKYNTKVYVWNKESRIIITPFGEVKFQRRSYFYIDQYNKKIWFYLLDDYINLEKYKRFDTNYKNRIFNKIKNDKVYSLEQLSKVNYRNCCKATVHNFLKGKVLNEEFDNQEKLVLDPSKNLYVNIDDTYVYFKNKD, from the coding sequence ATGAATATTGATAACCATTATATTAATAAGTCAAACTTAGACTATCTAGATTTTAGCAAAAAAGCAGAATCCTTAATTAAAAAACCTAATTATTTTGAAAATAGTGTTGAAGATGAAAGAATTTTAAATTTAAGAAAATGTGAAGAAATAGCTAATCAATTAAAAGAATTAGATGAATCTTTATTTCTAAATAGAAAGGAATTAACTAAAAAATACAATACTAAGGTATATGTATGAAATAAAGAATCAAGAATTATCATTACTCCTTTTGGTGAAGTTAAGTTTCAAAGAAGGTCATATTTTTATATAGATCAATACAATAAAAAGATTTGATTTTATTTATTAGATGACTACATAAATTTAGAAAAATATAAAAGATTTGATACTAACTATAAAAATAGAATTTTTAACAAAATTAAAAATGATAAAGTTTACTCTTTAGAGCAATTATCTAAAGTTAACTATAGAAATTGTTGTAAGGCAACTGTTCATAATTTCTTAAAAGGGAAAGTATTAAATGAAGAATTTGATAACCAAGAAAAGTTAGTTTTAGA